One Mobula hypostoma chromosome 5, sMobHyp1.1, whole genome shotgun sequence DNA segment encodes these proteins:
- the LOC134346081 gene encoding uncharacterized protein LOC134346081, with amino-acid sequence MPHSDGKAEMLLWILTVLPTVVQCRAAVASSDSITTVPVGGSIHFPILHASEDKYEVTLGKTSPNQLKILAWMSNRPETPYVIRPSYRNRIHFRRDGVIEMQGIKTSDQGTYEVQTNYFGRELRNRDRDQFEIHVVEPVSEPVVEISRNTSHITLKCTALGSGQITYRWERQTDAAVGNDTVHGALLVLQNDGLSGHTYNCIAEDCCSRQISLPVSADFNPASKSRNYWASVLSFTVVVMLILGLYLLRKSQSSPLRNQGPGEFQ; translated from the exons ATGCCGCACTCCGATGGGAAGGCAGAGATGCTCCTGTGGATACTGACAg TCCTTCCCACTGTGGTCCAGTGCAGAGCGGCCGTGGCCTCCTCGGACTCAATCACCACCGTCCCTGTTGGTGGATCCATCCACTTCCCCATCCTCCATGCCAGTGAGGACAAGTACGAGGTGACTCTGGGGAAAACATCCCCGAACCAGCTGAAGATCTTGGCCTGGATGTCAAACCGACCGGAGACTCCGTACGTGATCCGGCCGTCCTACAGGAACCGGATTCACTTCCGGAGAGATGGTGTTATCGAGATGCAAGGCATCAAGACGAGTGACCAGGGGACATACGAGGTGCAGACGAACTACTTTGGGAGGGAGCTGAGAAACCGTGATCGTGACCAGTTTGAGATCCATGTTGTTG AGCCGGTGTCTGAGCCAGTAGTGGAGATCAGCAGGAATACCTCCCACATCACGCTGAAGTGCACGGCTCTCGGAAGCGGACAGATCACCTATCGGTGGGAAAGGCAGACAGACGCTGCCGTTGGGAACGACACCGTCCATGGAGCCCTGCTGGTCCTGCAGaacgatgggctgagtggccacaCCTACAACTGCATTGCTGAAGATTGCTGCAGTCGGCAGATCAGCCTCCCAGTCTCTGCAGACTTCAACCCAGCCAGCA AGTCCAGAAATTATTGGGCCAGTGTCCTCAGCTTTACAGTCGTTGTGATGTTGATCTTGGGTCTGTATCTGCTCAGGAAATCTCA GTCAAGCCCACTCAGAAACCAAGGACCAGGAGAGTTCCAATGA